One genomic segment of Streptomyces liangshanensis includes these proteins:
- a CDS encoding MBL fold metallo-hydrolase, whose amino-acid sequence MDLIDVVEVRPRLHLLRFPIGQAYLWRDGTDLTLIDAGHSGAGARIGEAITGLGLDPGGLRRVLLTHCHRDHVGSAGELARRFGAEVVAHRLDAPVVRGELPVPEPVLLDWEIPLYEHGLTVPPAPPTRVDREVGDGDELGFGDGARVVHTPGHTDGSIAVHLPRHGVLFVGDTMASVNGVSLGVFHVDRERARESMDRLLTLGPSTVCYGHGDPTPGFGEAVTGPPAAR is encoded by the coding sequence ATGGACCTCATCGACGTCGTCGAAGTACGCCCACGGCTGCACCTGTTGCGCTTCCCGATCGGCCAGGCCTATCTGTGGCGCGACGGTACGGACCTGACGCTGATCGACGCCGGGCACAGCGGTGCCGGGGCGCGGATCGGGGAGGCGATCACCGGCCTGGGGCTGGATCCCGGCGGGCTGCGGCGCGTGCTCCTCACCCACTGCCACCGCGACCACGTGGGCTCCGCCGGGGAGTTGGCGCGGCGGTTCGGCGCCGAGGTGGTCGCGCACCGGCTGGACGCCCCGGTCGTCCGGGGCGAACTGCCGGTGCCGGAACCGGTGTTGCTCGACTGGGAGATCCCGCTGTACGAGCACGGCCTGACCGTGCCGCCCGCGCCGCCCACCCGGGTGGACCGGGAGGTGGGGGACGGTGACGAGCTGGGCTTCGGCGACGGGGCCCGGGTGGTGCACACGCCGGGGCACACCGACGGTTCGATCGCGGTCCATCTGCCGCGTCACGGTGTGCTGTTCGTCGGGGACACCATGGCTTCGGTGAACGGCGTCAGCCTCGGTGTCTTCCACGTCGACCGCGAGCGCGCGCGGGAGTCGATGGACCGGTTGCTGACGCTGGGGCCCTCCACGGTCTGCTACGGGCACGGGGACCCCACGCCGGGCTTCGGGGAGGCGGTCACCGGGCCACCGGCGGCCCGGTGA
- a CDS encoding dipeptidase produces the protein MTADPIAGTVASLMPRARAELAELVAFRSVADPAVFPKSECEAAAAWVADALRTEGFQDVAVLDTPDGSQSVYGLLPGPEGAPTVLLYAHYDVQPPLDEAAWLSPPFELTERDGRWYGRGAADCKGGFLMHLLALRALKANGGVPVTVKVIAEGSEEQGTGGLERYAEAHPDLLTADTIVIGDTGNFRVGLPTVTATLRGMTLLRVRVDTLEGNLHSGQFGGAAPDALAALIRVLDSLRAEDGSTRVDGLAADAEWDGLDYPEADFRKDAKVLDGVGLIGDGSVSDRIWARPSVTVIGIDAPPVVGATPSIQAGARATVSLRVPPGQDTGEATKLLTAHLEKHTPWGARVAVEQIGQGAAFRADTSSPAYTAMAEAMRAGYPGQDMQTAGQGGSIPLCNTLAALYPDAEILLIGLSEPAAQIHAVNESVSPEELERLSVTEAHFLVNYAESKRG, from the coding sequence CAGAACTGGTGGCCTTCCGGTCGGTCGCGGACCCCGCGGTGTTCCCGAAGAGCGAGTGCGAGGCGGCCGCCGCGTGGGTCGCCGACGCGCTGCGTACCGAAGGATTCCAGGACGTCGCGGTCCTCGACACCCCCGACGGGAGCCAGTCCGTCTACGGTCTGCTGCCCGGCCCCGAGGGCGCCCCGACGGTGCTGCTCTACGCCCACTACGACGTACAGCCGCCGCTGGACGAGGCCGCCTGGCTGTCGCCGCCCTTCGAGCTGACCGAGCGCGACGGGCGCTGGTACGGGCGCGGGGCCGCCGACTGCAAGGGCGGCTTCCTGATGCACCTGCTGGCCCTGCGCGCCCTCAAGGCGAACGGCGGGGTGCCGGTGACCGTCAAGGTGATCGCCGAGGGTTCGGAGGAGCAGGGTACGGGCGGCCTGGAGCGGTACGCGGAGGCGCACCCGGACCTGCTGACCGCCGACACGATCGTGATCGGCGACACGGGGAACTTCCGGGTGGGCCTGCCGACCGTCACGGCCACCCTGCGGGGCATGACGCTCCTGCGCGTCCGGGTGGACACGCTCGAAGGGAACCTGCACTCGGGGCAGTTCGGCGGCGCGGCCCCCGACGCGCTCGCGGCGCTGATCCGGGTGCTGGACTCGCTGCGCGCCGAGGACGGTTCGACCCGGGTGGACGGGCTCGCGGCGGACGCCGAGTGGGACGGGCTCGACTACCCGGAGGCGGACTTCCGCAAGGACGCCAAGGTGCTCGACGGAGTGGGGCTGATCGGTGACGGTTCGGTCTCCGACCGGATCTGGGCGCGCCCGTCCGTCACCGTCATCGGGATCGACGCCCCGCCGGTCGTGGGCGCCACCCCGTCGATCCAGGCGGGGGCGCGGGCCACGGTCAGCCTGCGGGTGCCGCCGGGGCAGGACACCGGCGAGGCGACGAAGTTGCTGACCGCGCACCTGGAGAAGCACACCCCGTGGGGCGCGCGGGTCGCGGTGGAGCAGATCGGCCAGGGGGCGGCGTTCCGCGCGGACACCTCCAGCCCCGCGTACACCGCGATGGCGGAGGCGATGCGGGCCGGCTACCCGGGCCAGGACATGCAGACCGCGGGCCAGGGCGGGTCCATCCCGCTCTGCAACACACTGGCCGCGCTGTACCCGGACGCCGAGATCCTGCTGATCGGGCTGAGCGAGCCGGCGGCGCAGATCCACGCGGTGAACGAGAGTGTCTCGCCGGAGGAGTTGGAGCGCCTGTCCGTCACCGAGGCGCACTTCCTGGTCAACTACGCGGAATCCAAGCGGGGTTGA